A window of Campylobacter cuniculorum DSM 23162 = LMG 24588 contains these coding sequences:
- a CDS encoding TdeIII family type II restriction endonuclease — protein sequence MKNRLTLSLRNKFENYKPETSSMPFHTRLLGKDRMALYSFIQSLNTNFGTSIFEPVAEELGLKRFDSIKRQVAVANTITKEAQRVIQDIMDSLESGNSKPNKNEEIARILAVSRSGETSIVKPTKVDLVLHKGNNVYLIDIKTAKPNKGGFKEFKRTLLTWIACFAYHSPNSNIQSLIAIPYNPYEPKPYERWTMAGMLDLDFELKVAEDFWDFLGGKGSYKLILSAFEEVGCEMRTEIDEYFKKFN from the coding sequence ATCAAAAACCGCTTGACTCTAAGTTTGCGTAATAAATTTGAAAACTATAAGCCCGAAACCTCCTCAATGCCTTTTCATACGAGGCTTTTAGGCAAAGACAGAATGGCACTTTATAGCTTCATTCAAAGCCTTAATACAAATTTTGGTACAAGCATTTTTGAACCTGTGGCTGAAGAATTAGGTCTAAAACGTTTTGATAGCATTAAGCGTCAAGTAGCAGTTGCAAATACAATTACCAAAGAAGCACAAAGAGTTATACAAGATATCATGGATTCTTTAGAAAGTGGAAATTCTAAACCAAATAAAAACGAGGAAATTGCTAGAATTTTGGCAGTTTCACGAAGTGGAGAAACAAGCATCGTTAAACCCACTAAGGTGGATTTAGTTTTGCACAAAGGCAATAATGTTTATTTGATTGACATTAAGACTGCTAAGCCAAACAAGGGAGGGTTTAAAGAATTTAAACGCACCCTTTTAACTTGGATAGCCTGCTTTGCATATCATAGTCCAAATTCCAATATTCAATCACTCATAGCCATTCCTTATAATCCCTATGAGCCAAAACCTTATGAACGATGGACTATGGCTGGTATGCTAGATTTGGATTTTGAGTTGAAAGTAGCGGAGGATTTTTGGGATTTTTTGGGTGGAAAAGGAAGCTATAAACTGATTTTATCGGCTTTTGAAGAGGTTGGGTGTGAAATGAGAACAGAAATTGATGAGTATTTTAAGAAGTTTAATTAG
- a CDS encoding DNA methyltransferase, whose amino-acid sequence MKEMSLLTPKQASVWASEYLGKKVTSNNIIYLLNYGKIANHSTHLKENLIEKNELKAYYDNAIKSAKHLQNPLSFAQYKEAQTTKHVHRIHPYKGKFIPQLVEYFLDSHTDSIKREIYFKPDDIVLDIFAGSGTTLCVANELGMNAIGIDVSTFNALLSNAKVAQYDFNALENECLRLTNCLENYTKTTQISLFESALNEALSAFNQLYFPNKTFKRQVALGQIDEKTYGKVKAQEFLKIYNDLMSQYHINISTNTRGNFFEKWYIDSIKQEIILLKNEILKSPQSLQNILCIILSRTARSCRATTHSDLATLLEPINTTYYCAKHGRVCKPLFSITKWWKSYTKDTLKRLREFQSLRSATTKQLCLNADSTNADIITEIQKQDKDFANLVKSQKIAGIFSSPPYVGLIDYHEQHAYAYDIFNLPRKDNLEIGKLSEGQNKLAQEKYICAIAQALKNAKRFLREDYNVFLVANDKFNLYPKIAELAKMQIVKKYDRPVLNRSEKDKNKYSESVFHLKNRS is encoded by the coding sequence ATGAAAGAAATGTCGTTATTGACACCCAAACAAGCTAGTGTTTGGGCGAGTGAGTATTTAGGAAAAAAGGTAACAAGCAATAATATTATTTATCTTTTAAATTATGGAAAAATAGCAAATCATAGCACGCATTTAAAAGAAAATTTGATTGAGAAAAACGAGCTTAAAGCGTATTATGATAATGCAATCAAATCTGCAAAGCATTTGCAAAATCCCCTTTCTTTTGCACAATACAAAGAAGCACAAACAACCAAACACGTCCATAGAATCCACCCCTATAAAGGCAAATTTATCCCTCAACTTGTAGAATATTTTTTGGATTCTCATACAGATTCCATTAAACGAGAAATTTATTTTAAGCCTGATGATATTGTGCTCGATATTTTTGCGGGGAGTGGCACGACCTTGTGCGTAGCAAATGAACTAGGAATGAATGCAATAGGGATTGATGTTTCAACCTTCAATGCCTTACTTAGCAATGCTAAAGTTGCTCAATATGATTTCAATGCTCTTGAAAATGAATGTTTAAGGCTTACAAATTGTTTGGAAAATTATACAAAAACCACCCAAATAAGCCTTTTTGAATCCGCTTTAAATGAGGCTTTAAGTGCCTTTAATCAGCTCTATTTTCCTAATAAAACCTTTAAGCGTCAAGTTGCACTTGGGCAAATTGATGAAAAAACCTATGGCAAAGTAAAAGCACAAGAATTTTTAAAAATTTACAATGATTTAATGAGTCAATATCATATTAATATCAGCACAAACACACGAGGAAATTTCTTTGAAAAATGGTATATAGATTCTATAAAGCAGGAGATTATTCTACTTAAGAATGAAATTTTAAAATCCCCTCAATCTTTACAAAATATTTTATGCATTATTTTAAGTCGCACAGCAAGAAGTTGCCGTGCTACGACACATTCGGATTTGGCTACGCTTTTAGAGCCTATCAATACAACTTATTATTGTGCCAAACATGGGAGGGTATGCAAACCACTTTTTAGCATTACAAAATGGTGGAAAAGCTATACTAAAGATACTTTAAAGCGATTAAGAGAATTTCAATCCTTGCGAAGTGCAACGACAAAACAGCTTTGTTTAAATGCAGATTCTACAAATGCAGACATTATCACTGAAATACAAAAACAAGATAAAGATTTTGCAAATCTTGTGAAATCTCAAAAGATTGCTGGAATCTTTAGCTCTCCGCCCTATGTTGGATTGATTGATTATCATGAACAACATGCTTATGCCTATGATATATTTAACTTGCCTCGTAAAGATAATTTAGAAATCGGCAAACTTAGTGAGGGGCAAAACAAACTTGCACAAGAAAAATATATTTGTGCGATAGCACAAGCTCTAAAAAATGCTAAGAGATTTTTAAGAGAGGATTATAATGTTTTTTTAGTAGCAAACGACAAATTTAATCTCTATCCAAAAATAGCCGAATTAGCAAAGATGCAAATTGTTAAAAAATACGATAGACCTGTGCTTAATCGCAGTGAAAAAGATAAAAATAAATATAGTGAGAGTGTATTTCATTTGAAAAATAGGAGTTAA
- the rdgB gene encoding RdgB/HAM1 family non-canonical purine NTP pyrophosphatase: protein MKIILATSNAHKFAEVKKILKNFELYPLEEFLTPFEIKENGMSFKENALIKSKAVFNAISKEKQKKIVVLSDDSGLCVEALGAQPGIYSARFSKQGTDEKNREKLIKKLRKLKLSQSKAYYKTAIALSSIWGDFCVQATMHGKVICKERGSGGFGYDCLFIPNHFDKTLAELSSEEKNSISHRFKALDLAQILLRILARNYG from the coding sequence ATGAAAATTATCTTAGCGACAAGCAACGCACACAAATTTGCTGAAGTGAAAAAAATTTTAAAAAATTTTGAGCTTTATCCCTTAGAAGAATTTTTAACACCCTTTGAAATCAAAGAAAATGGTATGAGTTTTAAAGAAAATGCTTTGATTAAATCAAAAGCCGTTTTTAATGCTATTAGCAAAGAAAAGCAGAAAAAAATCGTTGTTTTAAGCGATGATAGCGGACTTTGTGTTGAGGCTTTAGGAGCTCAACCCGGAATTTATTCTGCAAGATTTTCTAAACAAGGCACAGATGAAAAAAATCGCGAAAAACTTATCAAAAAACTTCGCAAACTCAAACTTAGTCAAAGCAAGGCTTATTATAAAACCGCAATAGCTTTAAGCTCGATTTGGGGCGATTTTTGTGTGCAAGCAACAATGCATGGCAAAGTGATTTGTAAGGAAAGGGGAAGCGGAGGTTTTGGTTATGATTGTCTTTTCATTCCTAATCATTTTGATAAAACCTTAGCCGAACTTTCTAGTGAAGAGAAAAATTCAATTTCACATCGCTTTAAAGCCCTTGATTTAGCTCAAATTTTATTAAGAATTTTGGCAAGAAATTATGGATGA
- a CDS encoding efflux RND transporter permease subunit, giving the protein MLAKLLKIFIKNPKITFFSTFFVCILLSSFASKLEIDASAESLLLENDKDLKIFRELSKHYKNDDFLMLAFEPKDENPFSKENLNKLEDLHKALEKVDGVQRVFSIINAPLFQSSDTKDLKELLKDIPSITSEDVNQTKAKNEILNSPFYRDNIISKNGQFAALIIYLKPDVIYNQLIEKRDKSLLESEKHFYRLEIKKHQDVQRMIVKQRLDSIKNLVKKYEDKGDKLYLGGLSMIADDMISYIKSDLVLYGLSLVFLLAFALWYFFRTLYFVVLPLFICFITLSTASGFFALLNFNITVISSNYVALVLIITLSVVIHIVSDFIENSTKHSKCKIQRLILKTLLEKAKPSFYAILTTMIGFASLVFSNIEPIIKLGIMMSVGIAFSLVLSYLFLASTLVLVKPKIYVRKKAKWNFLAFCANISLKHRKMVYSIAVLAVILAFWGISSLRVENSFVNYFKDGSEIKKGLLIIDKNLGGTLPLEVIVSFKKTDSKQSKNLDSFEEEFETLANEDTYFFNSQKTRIAKKIHEYLEHKAYVGSVLSLNSLLNLGKNINDGKDLDDFALAFLNENLPEEFKQDLLSSFVSIENNELRFSMRIVDSDPTLHRNEFLLELKKELNELLKNDGVNFEITGIMLLYNNMLQALFSSQFNTLAFVILAIFILFVVIFRDLKISILAILVNVIPLSLVFAFMGILGIPLDMMSITIAAIAIGIGVDDVIHYIYRFKEELKTKNVKEAVLASHLSIGSALYYTTISVVLGFGVMMSSNFIPTIYFGFLTVFVMLLLLSGSLILLPSFLISFIKPSSKFLH; this is encoded by the coding sequence ATGCTAGCCAAGCTTTTAAAAATTTTCATCAAAAATCCTAAAATAACTTTCTTTAGCACATTTTTTGTGTGCATTTTGTTGAGTTCTTTTGCTTCAAAACTCGAAATTGATGCAAGTGCTGAAAGTTTGCTTTTAGAAAATGATAAGGATTTGAAAATTTTTAGAGAGCTTTCAAAGCACTATAAAAACGATGATTTTTTAATGCTTGCTTTTGAACCAAAAGATGAAAATCCTTTTTCAAAAGAAAATTTAAACAAACTTGAAGATTTGCACAAAGCTTTGGAAAAAGTCGATGGAGTGCAAAGGGTTTTTAGCATTATCAATGCTCCTTTATTTCAAAGCTCTGATACTAAAGATTTAAAAGAGCTTTTAAAAGATATTCCCTCAATTACAAGCGAAGATGTGAATCAAACTAAGGCTAAAAATGAAATTTTAAATAGTCCTTTTTATAGGGATAATATCATCTCAAAAAATGGTCAATTCGCAGCTTTGATTATTTATCTTAAACCGGATGTAATCTACAATCAACTCATAGAAAAAAGGGATAAATCTTTGCTTGAGAGTGAAAAGCATTTTTATCGTCTTGAGATTAAAAAGCATCAAGATGTTCAAAGAATGATTGTCAAACAAAGGCTGGATTCAATCAAAAATTTGGTTAAAAAATACGAAGACAAAGGCGACAAGCTTTATCTTGGAGGCTTGAGTATGATAGCTGATGATATGATAAGCTATATTAAATCAGATTTGGTGCTTTATGGTTTAAGCCTTGTATTTTTACTCGCTTTTGCACTTTGGTATTTTTTTAGAACTTTGTATTTTGTGGTTTTACCGCTTTTTATTTGTTTCATTACTTTAAGCACTGCGAGTGGATTTTTTGCACTTTTAAATTTTAATATCACTGTTATTTCTTCAAATTATGTTGCTTTGGTGCTTATTATCACTCTAAGTGTTGTCATTCATATTGTTTCTGATTTTATAGAAAATTCCACAAAACACAGCAAGTGTAAAATTCAACGACTAATCTTAAAAACCTTACTTGAAAAAGCCAAACCAAGCTTTTATGCCATTCTTACAACAATGATAGGCTTTGCTTCTCTTGTATTTTCAAATATAGAACCCATTATCAAGCTTGGTATTATGATGAGCGTTGGTATAGCTTTTTCCCTTGTTTTATCCTATCTTTTTTTAGCCAGCACTCTCGTGTTAGTCAAACCAAAAATTTATGTGAGGAAAAAAGCAAAATGGAATTTCTTAGCTTTTTGTGCAAATATCAGTCTTAAACATCGCAAAATGGTCTATAGTATAGCGGTTTTAGCTGTGATTTTAGCCTTTTGGGGCATCAGTTCTTTAAGAGTAGAAAATTCCTTTGTGAATTATTTTAAAGATGGAAGTGAGATTAAAAAAGGTTTGCTGATTATCGATAAAAATTTAGGCGGAACATTGCCTTTGGAAGTGATTGTGAGCTTTAAGAAAACAGATTCAAAGCAAAGTAAAAATTTGGATAGTTTTGAGGAGGAATTTGAAACTCTTGCAAATGAAGACACTTATTTTTTTAATTCTCAAAAAACAAGAATCGCTAAAAAAATTCATGAATATTTAGAACATAAAGCTTATGTGGGTTCAGTATTGAGCCTTAATAGCCTTTTAAATTTAGGTAAAAATATCAACGATGGTAAGGATTTAGATGATTTTGCTTTGGCTTTTTTAAATGAAAATTTACCTGAAGAATTTAAGCAAGATTTGCTTTCAAGTTTTGTAAGCATTGAAAATAATGAACTGCGTTTTAGTATGCGTATTGTTGATTCTGACCCTACATTACATAGGAATGAATTTTTGCTTGAGCTTAAAAAAGAATTGAATGAACTTTTGAAAAATGATGGAGTGAATTTTGAAATCACAGGCATTATGTTGCTTTATAACAATATGCTTCAAGCCCTTTTTTCTTCACAATTTAACACTCTTGCTTTCGTGATTTTAGCCATTTTTATTCTTTTTGTTGTGATTTTTAGAGATTTAAAAATTTCAATTTTAGCCATTTTAGTCAATGTCATTCCTTTAAGTCTTGTCTTCGCTTTTATGGGAATTTTAGGCATTCCTTTGGATATGATGAGCATCACCATTGCTGCAATCGCTATCGGTATAGGAGTTGATGATGTTATCCATTATATCTATCGTTTTAAAGAAGAATTAAAAACAAAAAATGTTAAAGAAGCAGTTCTTGCTTCTCATCTTAGCATAGGTTCTGCTCTTTATTATACAACCATAAGCGTGGTTTTAGGCTTTGGGGTGATGATGAGTAGTAATTTTATCCCAACGATTTATTTTGGTTTTTTAACCGTGTTTGTCATGCTCTTGCTTTTAAGCGGAAGTTTGATTTTGCTTCCAAGCTTTCTCATAAGCTTTATCAAGCCTTCAAGCAAATTTTTACATTAA